From a region of the Poecile atricapillus isolate bPoeAtr1 chromosome 16, bPoeAtr1.hap1, whole genome shotgun sequence genome:
- the LOC131585460 gene encoding protein HIRA isoform X2, giving the protein MKLLKPTWVNHNGEGRPGSRCRGPAGQQVPRSGRAGKPIFSVDIHPDGTKFATGGQGQDSGKVVIWNMAPVLKEEDEKNENIPKMLCQMDNHLACVNCVRWSNNGVYLASGGDDKLIMVWKRAAYIGPSTVFGSSSKLTNVEQWRCVSILRSHSGDVMDVAWSPHDAWLASCSVDNTVVIWNAVKFPEILATLKGHSGLVKGLTWDPVGKYIASQADDRSLKVWRTMDWQLETSITKPFDECGGTTHVLRLSWSPDGHYLVSAHAMNNSGPTAQIIERDGWKTNMDFVGHRKAVTVVKFNPKIFKKKQKNGSSTKSSCPYCCCAVGSKDRSLSVWLTCLKRPLVVIHELFDKSIMDISWTLNGLGILVCSMDGSVAFLDFSQDELGDPLSEEEKSNIHQSTYGKSLAIMTEAQLSTTIIENPEMLKYQQRQQQQGDQKNSSIREGSGNTTAPKVASMVNGESLEDIRKNLLKKQVETRTADGRRRITPLCIAQLDTGDFSTAFFNSIPISGTLSGSMMSSQSNQQLMSLDSNAANSLNTSKPSVEPTAASIKPTDDAANKDGVNATSASAAPSASSSSVLTTPSKIEPMKAFDSRFTERSKATSGTAVVTNTNQTVVDRLKDQNLIKDNKPKDILESSSDSEEKIPAVKPLSVPKRKLELEGETVEKKKKGRPRKDSRLVPVTLTVQSPATLASEKDAACISAPALALKLPTPIPQKSFTLQISSDPSMYLEVENEMTTVGGSKLSRLKCNREGKEWETVLTSRILAAAGSCEIVTVACEKRTLSVFSACGRRLLPPIILNTPISTLHCTGSCIMALTTAATLSVWDVHKQTAIVRDESLQTIFSGSDATVSQILLTQHGIPVMSMSDGKAYCFNPSLSTWNLVSDKQDSLAQCADFRTSLPSQEAMLCSGPLAVIQGRTSNSGRQAARLFSMPHLVQQETTLAYLENQIAAALMLQSSHEYHHWLLIYARYLVNEGFEYRLRELCKDLLGPVHYSAGSQWESTVMGLRKRELLKELLPVIGQNLRFQRLFTEYQEQLDILRDK; this is encoded by the exons ATGAAGCTGCTGAAGCCGACCTGGGTCAACCACAATGGTGAGGGCCGGCCGGGCAGCAGGTGCCGCGGGCCGGCCGGGCAGCAGGTGCCGCGGTCCGGCCGGGCAG GAAAGCCAATATTTTCAGTGGACATTCACCCAGATGGGACCAAGTTTGCAACAGGAGGACAAG GTCAGGATTCTGGCAAAGTTGTGATCTGGAATATGGCTCCAGTCCTGAAGGAGGAAgatgaaaagaatgaaaatatccCCAAGATGCTTTGTCAGATGGACAATCACTTAG CTTGTGTGAACTGTGTGCGATGGTCAAACAATGGAGTTTACTTGGCTTCGGGGGGAGATGACAAGTTGATTATGGTGTGGAAACGAGCTGC GTACATTGGACCTAGCACTGTGTTTGGTTCTAGTAGCAAACTTACTAATGTTGAGCAGTGGAGGTGTGTGTCCATTCTCAGGAGCCATTCAGGGG ATGTGATGGATGTAGCATGGTCTCCACATGATGCCTGGCTGGCGTCCTGTAGTGTTGATAACACTGTTGTCATCTGGAATGCTGTCAAATTCCCAG AAATTCTTGCCACTTTGAAAGGGCATTCTGGCTTGGTGAAAGGGCTGACTTGGGATCCTGTTGGAAAATACATTGCCTCTCAGGCTGACGATCGAAGTTTAAAGGTGTGGCGGACCATGGACTGGCAGCTGGAAACCAGCATCACAAAACCTTTTGATGAG tGTGGAGGGACGACTCATGTGTTGCGCCTTAGCTGGTCACCTGATGGTCACTATCTTGTTTCTGCTCATGCCATGAATAATTCTGGACCCACTGCTCAGATCATTGAGAGGGATGGATGGAAAACCAACATGGATTTTGTAGGGCATCGGAAGGCAGTTACAGTAGTG AAATTCAATccaaaaatcttcaaaaagaaacaaaagaatgggAGCTCCACCAAGTCAAGTTGTCCCTACTGCTGTTGTGCTGTCGGTAGCAAGGATCGATCTCTTTCTGTTTGG CTTACATGTCTGAAGCGACCTTTGGTTGTCATACATGAGCTGTTTGACAAGTCAATCATGGACATCTCCTG GACTCTTAATGGACTTGGTATCCTGGTGTGTTCCATGGATGGATCAGTGGCATTTTTGGACTTTTCCCAGGATGAACTTGGGGATCCACTCAGTGAGGAGGAAAAG AGCAACATTCACCAGTCCACCTATGGCAAAAGTCTGGCTATCATGACTGAAGCTCAGTTGTCCACCACCATTATTGAGAATCCAGAGATGCTCAAGTAccagcagagacagcagcagcagggggatCAGAAGAACTCTTCAATTCGGGAAGGCTCTGGGAATACCACAGCTCCCAAAGTGGCAAGCATGGTCAATGGGGAAAGTCTGGAGGACATTAGAAAG aatctcttaaaaaaacaaGTTGAAACACGAACAGCAGATGGTCGGAGAAGGATCACACCTCTCTGCATAGCTCAACTGGACACTGG GGATTTTTCTACAGCATTTTTCAATAGCATCCCAATATCTGGAACTCTGTCTGGCTCAATGATGTCTTCTCAAAGTAACCAGCAGCTCATGTCACTAGATTCTAACGCAGCAAATTCCCTTAATACTTCAAAGCCTTCTGTAGAGCCAACAGCAGCCAGTATAAAACCAACAGATGATGCAGCCAATAAAGATGG TGTAAATGCTacctctgcctcagctgctccttctgcaTCGTCTTCCTCTGTGTTGACAACTCCATCCAAGATTGAACCTATGAAAGCATTTGATTCTCGATTCACAGAACGCTCCAAAGCCACCTCAGGGACTGCTGTTGTAACAAACACAAATCAGACTGTTGTGGACAG ACTGAAGGATCAGAATTTAATTAAAGACAATAAGCCCAAGGATAttctggagagcagcagtgacagtgaaGAGAAGATTCCAGCTGTTAAACCGCTCAGTGTACCCAAACGGAAACTGGAACTTGAGGGAGAAACagtagaaaagaagaaaaaaggaaggcCTCGAAAAGACTCCAGACTTGTACCAGTAACTCTAACTGTTCAG tcccCAGCTACACTGGCCTCTGAGAAGGATGCTGCTTGCATCTCTGCACCAGCATTAGCACTTAAACTGCCAACCCCAATCCCACAGAAATCGTTTACTTTGCAA atAAGTTCAGATCCATCAATGTACCTGGAAGTGGAGAACGAAATGACCACAGTGGGAGGCTCAAAGTTGAGCAGGTTAAAGTGTAATCGAGAAGGAAAGGAATGGGAGACAGTCCTCACCAGTCGAATCCTCGCTGCAGCAGGAAGCTG tgAGATTGTAACTGTGGCCTGTGAGAAGCGAACATTGTCAGTATTTTCAGCTTGTGGTCGTCGCCTTCTTCCTCCTATAATATTGAATACACCCATTTCCACCCTACATTGCACAGGTTCTTGCATCATGGCTCTCACCACTGCTGCTACGCTCTCTGTTTG GGATGTTCACAAGCAGACAGCCATTGTTAGAGATGAGTCTTTGCAAACAATATTTTCAG GAAGTGATGCAACTGTCTCTCAGATCTTGCTGACTCAGCATGGAATTCCTGTCATGAGCATGTCTGATGGGAAGGCATACTGCTTTAATCCTTCTCTTTCTACATG GAATCTTGTTTCTGACAAACAGGACTCTCTAGCACAATGTGCAGACTTCAGGACTAGTTTGCCATCCCAAGAAGCCATGCTGTGTTCTGGGCCCTTGGCTGTAATACAGGGACGCACATCAAA TTCAGGAAGGCAAGCTGCAAGACTGTTCTCCATGCCTCATTTAGTGCAACAAGAAACAACACTTGCATACCTGGAGAACCAGATAGCAGCAGCACTTATGTTACAATCCAGTCATGAATATCACCACTGGCTCCTTATCTATGCACGGTACCTAGTTAATGAAG GGTTTGAATATCGTTTGAGAGAATTATGCAAGGATTTACTGGGTCCAGTCCATTACTCAGCTGGAAGTCAGTGGGAATCAACAGTTATG GGTTTACGAAAGAGAGAACTATTGAAAGAGCTTCTTCCTGTTATTGGACAGAACCTCCGCTTCCAGAGGCTTTTCACAGAGTATCAAGAGCAGCTGGACATCTTGAGAGACAAGTAG
- the LOC131585460 gene encoding protein HIRA isoform X5: protein MDVAWSPHDAWLASCSVDNTVVIWNAVKFPEILATLKGHSGLVKGLTWDPVGKYIASQADDRSLKVWRTMDWQLETSITKPFDECGGTTHVLRLSWSPDGHYLVSAHAMNNSGPTAQIIERDGWKTNMDFVGHRKAVTVVKFNPKIFKKKQKNGSSTKSSCPYCCCAVGSKDRSLSVWLTCLKRPLVVIHELFDKSIMDISWTLNGLGILVCSMDGSVAFLDFSQDELGDPLSEEEKSNIHQSTYGKSLAIMTEAQLSTTIIENPEMLKYQQRQQQQGDQKNSSIREGSGNTTAPKVASMVNGESLEDIRKNLLKKQVETRTADGRRRITPLCIAQLDTGDFSTAFFNSIPISGTLSGSMMSSQSNQQLMSLDSNAANSLNTSKPSVEPTAASIKPTDDAANKDGVNATSASAAPSASSSSVLTTPSKIEPMKAFDSRFTERSKATSGTAVVTNTNQTVVDRLFSYRLKDQNLIKDNKPKDILESSSDSEEKIPAVKPLSVPKRKLELEGETVEKKKKGRPRKDSRLVPVTLTVQSPATLASEKDAACISAPALALKLPTPIPQKSFTLQISSDPSMYLEVENEMTTVGGSKLSRLKCNREGKEWETVLTSRILAAAGSCEIVTVACEKRTLSVFSACGRRLLPPIILNTPISTLHCTGSCIMALTTAATLSVWDVHKQTAIVRDESLQTIFSGSDATVSQILLTQHGIPVMSMSDGKAYCFNPSLSTWNLVSDKQDSLAQCADFRTSLPSQEAMLCSGPLAVIQGRTSNSGRQAARLFSMPHLVQQETTLAYLENQIAAALMLQSSHEYHHWLLIYARYLVNEGFEYRLRELCKDLLGPVHYSAGSQWESTVMGLRKRELLKELLPVIGQNLRFQRLFTEYQEQLDILRDK from the exons ATGGATGTAGCATGGTCTCCACATGATGCCTGGCTGGCGTCCTGTAGTGTTGATAACACTGTTGTCATCTGGAATGCTGTCAAATTCCCAG AAATTCTTGCCACTTTGAAAGGGCATTCTGGCTTGGTGAAAGGGCTGACTTGGGATCCTGTTGGAAAATACATTGCCTCTCAGGCTGACGATCGAAGTTTAAAGGTGTGGCGGACCATGGACTGGCAGCTGGAAACCAGCATCACAAAACCTTTTGATGAG tGTGGAGGGACGACTCATGTGTTGCGCCTTAGCTGGTCACCTGATGGTCACTATCTTGTTTCTGCTCATGCCATGAATAATTCTGGACCCACTGCTCAGATCATTGAGAGGGATGGATGGAAAACCAACATGGATTTTGTAGGGCATCGGAAGGCAGTTACAGTAGTG AAATTCAATccaaaaatcttcaaaaagaaacaaaagaatgggAGCTCCACCAAGTCAAGTTGTCCCTACTGCTGTTGTGCTGTCGGTAGCAAGGATCGATCTCTTTCTGTTTGG CTTACATGTCTGAAGCGACCTTTGGTTGTCATACATGAGCTGTTTGACAAGTCAATCATGGACATCTCCTG GACTCTTAATGGACTTGGTATCCTGGTGTGTTCCATGGATGGATCAGTGGCATTTTTGGACTTTTCCCAGGATGAACTTGGGGATCCACTCAGTGAGGAGGAAAAG AGCAACATTCACCAGTCCACCTATGGCAAAAGTCTGGCTATCATGACTGAAGCTCAGTTGTCCACCACCATTATTGAGAATCCAGAGATGCTCAAGTAccagcagagacagcagcagcagggggatCAGAAGAACTCTTCAATTCGGGAAGGCTCTGGGAATACCACAGCTCCCAAAGTGGCAAGCATGGTCAATGGGGAAAGTCTGGAGGACATTAGAAAG aatctcttaaaaaaacaaGTTGAAACACGAACAGCAGATGGTCGGAGAAGGATCACACCTCTCTGCATAGCTCAACTGGACACTGG GGATTTTTCTACAGCATTTTTCAATAGCATCCCAATATCTGGAACTCTGTCTGGCTCAATGATGTCTTCTCAAAGTAACCAGCAGCTCATGTCACTAGATTCTAACGCAGCAAATTCCCTTAATACTTCAAAGCCTTCTGTAGAGCCAACAGCAGCCAGTATAAAACCAACAGATGATGCAGCCAATAAAGATGG TGTAAATGCTacctctgcctcagctgctccttctgcaTCGTCTTCCTCTGTGTTGACAACTCCATCCAAGATTGAACCTATGAAAGCATTTGATTCTCGATTCACAGAACGCTCCAAAGCCACCTCAGGGACTGCTGTTGTAACAAACACAAATCAGACTGTTGTGGACAG ACTTTTTTCTTACAGACTGAAGGATCAGAATTTAATTAAAGACAATAAGCCCAAGGATAttctggagagcagcagtgacagtgaaGAGAAGATTCCAGCTGTTAAACCGCTCAGTGTACCCAAACGGAAACTGGAACTTGAGGGAGAAACagtagaaaagaagaaaaaaggaaggcCTCGAAAAGACTCCAGACTTGTACCAGTAACTCTAACTGTTCAG tcccCAGCTACACTGGCCTCTGAGAAGGATGCTGCTTGCATCTCTGCACCAGCATTAGCACTTAAACTGCCAACCCCAATCCCACAGAAATCGTTTACTTTGCAA atAAGTTCAGATCCATCAATGTACCTGGAAGTGGAGAACGAAATGACCACAGTGGGAGGCTCAAAGTTGAGCAGGTTAAAGTGTAATCGAGAAGGAAAGGAATGGGAGACAGTCCTCACCAGTCGAATCCTCGCTGCAGCAGGAAGCTG tgAGATTGTAACTGTGGCCTGTGAGAAGCGAACATTGTCAGTATTTTCAGCTTGTGGTCGTCGCCTTCTTCCTCCTATAATATTGAATACACCCATTTCCACCCTACATTGCACAGGTTCTTGCATCATGGCTCTCACCACTGCTGCTACGCTCTCTGTTTG GGATGTTCACAAGCAGACAGCCATTGTTAGAGATGAGTCTTTGCAAACAATATTTTCAG GAAGTGATGCAACTGTCTCTCAGATCTTGCTGACTCAGCATGGAATTCCTGTCATGAGCATGTCTGATGGGAAGGCATACTGCTTTAATCCTTCTCTTTCTACATG GAATCTTGTTTCTGACAAACAGGACTCTCTAGCACAATGTGCAGACTTCAGGACTAGTTTGCCATCCCAAGAAGCCATGCTGTGTTCTGGGCCCTTGGCTGTAATACAGGGACGCACATCAAA TTCAGGAAGGCAAGCTGCAAGACTGTTCTCCATGCCTCATTTAGTGCAACAAGAAACAACACTTGCATACCTGGAGAACCAGATAGCAGCAGCACTTATGTTACAATCCAGTCATGAATATCACCACTGGCTCCTTATCTATGCACGGTACCTAGTTAATGAAG GGTTTGAATATCGTTTGAGAGAATTATGCAAGGATTTACTGGGTCCAGTCCATTACTCAGCTGGAAGTCAGTGGGAATCAACAGTTATG GGTTTACGAAAGAGAGAACTATTGAAAGAGCTTCTTCCTGTTATTGGACAGAACCTCCGCTTCCAGAGGCTTTTCACAGAGTATCAAGAGCAGCTGGACATCTTGAGAGACAAGTAG